One window from the genome of Schistocerca piceifrons isolate TAMUIC-IGC-003096 chromosome 1, iqSchPice1.1, whole genome shotgun sequence encodes:
- the LOC124756664 gene encoding tyrosine-protein phosphatase non-receptor type 23-like, translating to MAIRHHTRQAFRGASSTTTDMKVLAFVVAVSLAAMAAAEAPSSSYGAPFRQAQRQQAPPKPRDQPRQQPQPQTQQEPQAFAQTQSLPAFSAPASFSPFSSASPPLFGRQFFIPAPEPSRLSDLYRLPNEYGPPPATFTTTTEAATTTTEVPTTVAPADFGFAGGRNGALREAEESGVYYVLQPDGRLQRIAYAHGPAPTAAAPQQQQRAASSELSALQQPALTPGYLARFHYQDLHPAGAPIYTYAKPELVRVN from the exons GTCCTCGCGTTTGTGGTGGCGGTGTCGCTGGCGGCGATGGCAGCAGCGGAGGCGCCCTCTTCCAGCTATGGGGCGCCCTTCCGCCAGGCGCAGCGCCAGCAGGCGCCGCCAAAGCCCAGGGATCAGCCCAGGCAACAGCCGCAGCCTCAGACGCAGCAGGAGCCGCAAGCGTTCGCCCAGACGCAGTCCCTCCCGGCCTTCTCAGCACCTGCGTCCTTCTCGCCGTTCTCGAGCGCTAGCCCGCCCCTGTTCGGCAGGCAATTCTTCATCCCGGCACCAGAACCGTCACGCCTGTCGGACTTGTACCGCCTGCCGAACGAGTACGGCCCGCCACCGGCCACTTTCACCACTACCACTGAGGCTGCCACCACCACGACCGAGGTTCCAACCACTGTCGCTCCTGCTGAT TTTGGGTTCGCCGGTGGCCGCAACGGGGCACTGCGTGAGGCGGAGGAGAGCGGCGTGTACTACGTACTGCAGCCAGACGGCCGCCTGCAGCGCATCGCCTACGCCCACGGGCCCGCCCCCACAGCTGCCGCCCCACAGCAGCAACAGCGCGCCGCCTCCAGTGAACTGTCTGCCCTGCAGCAGCCAGCGCTCACCCCTGGATACCTGGCGCGCTTTCATTACCAGGACCTGCATCCTGCCGGTGCACCGATCTACACGTATGCAAAACCCGAACTCGTGCGTGTCAATTAG